The genomic stretch GTTAAAAAATCAAGTGTAGTATTTTAGACTCACCTCAACAATGAAATAGAGAGGATCACCGGGAAGGGCGTGAATGGCGAGATAGCGGCTGGCGGACACCAGGGGTTGAAGGCAAGACCGCGCAGCTGTGACACCGCTACCACGCATGCTGCATGCTTCATTTCGCCGCCGCTACCCCCAGCGTCAACTCACTGTCAACGATAAAATGCTACGTGATAAATTTGCCTATAAATCTAGTCTTCGTGGAAGAAACTTGGCATCACAATGCCCTGCTTCTCCTTAAACAAGTAATTATCTAATCTCTATCGAATaactacaattaatatataaagtcGTTAAAGATAATGTACGTTAAAGAAAAGGTTGAAAATAATAGGCGAGATAACAgcaatttttaagtatattaattaatttgatatcaAAATGCCTTGAATATTGGTAAATGAAGAGTATGCGAGACTTTCTCTACAACGTAACTTGAACCTTTCCATTCCAGAAgttgtattaaaaaagaaattacatccGCTTGCTTTTTATTTGAGAATATTCGTATATGTTTATaccgaattattattattttcttttttttttagaattactacaattattttgcaatataattataatataataattataattataataagttattatacagatttattttaaatgcatgCATTCAAATGTTGGGTGAAACAGAAAGAAAGTAATCATAAAACATTTGTGTACTCGCTGATAAAGATACTTGTGAGATTGAAATACGTCAGAGATTATAAACGCTTGTCTACGATACGCGTGCAGTAATTCTCAATACGTTGATAAGCGGGACACGTTTCCGACGACCGggggattttttttccgatgTTAGTCTTGAAAATGACACAAAGTGCAGAAttacagtaataaaataaacgtgagAAAACGAGAAACGAGACAGCGCGCGTCACGAATAATTCCCTTTTAATTAGTATTAGCGATGATCAATTTGTGACAAACAGTATGGCAACGTTAACTGCGGCAGATTACGCCGTGATTGGTGTATTAATTCTAATCAGTTCAGGTATCGGCTTGTACTACTGGTTCTTCGGTAGCCGACATAAATCAACTGAGGTAATTcaatcgcaattttttttttcttatacgGCACACGATAtcctaattatattttactaatttttacTTCTCGACTGACTCgttgttaatatatatatatttttttttttttattaaaactaatttctttaaatttaaaactacaCGTAACATTTCACAGGAATACTTCATGGCGAACAAGTCAATGCGAGTGATCCCCGTGGCGGTGGGTTTGATGGTATCATATTTATCAGCGGTCAGCCTACTCGGAGTGAGTTCTGAAAATTACGTGTATGGCACACAATACGCTGTAATCAACATCTCTTACGGTCTCGCCACGCCGTTCGCGGCCTATTTTTACTTGCCGGTATTTTTCAAGCTGAACGCCGCGAGTGCTTTTGAGGTAAAGACAAGTTTCCCAGCATCGTTATCCAAAATTCGAGATTAGTTTtgttaaagataattttattaatctttgatttttgttttttaagtGTTTTTCCAATGCTTTACCGTTCCCTTTCAAgtgcataaaattatttagtaattaagaaaattaagtaaCCGAGACATTTGAATGTTAACGAAGAGAAACTGTACGGATATTTGTTGCAGTATCTGCAGAAGCGTTTTGGCACGATCACCCGATTAATAGCCAGTTTTGCCTTTTTACTCCAATTGCTTCTGTACAGCGGCGTGGTGTTGTATGCACCTGCATTGGCTTTAGAAGCCACCACTGGTATCTCGACGACCGCGAGTGTGATTGGTTTGGGGCTCATCTGTACTTTCTATTCAACTATCGGAGGCATCAAGGCAGTAATCGTCACCGACGTTTTCCAGGGTTTATTAATGCTGGCCGCCGTTGTCACAGTTATTGTCACTGCAGCTGTTGACAATGGTGGTCTAGACCAAGTTTGGAAGATCGCCGAAGAAGGATCTCGTTTAGAATTCGATAAGTAATGGTCTAAATTACACgagtacttaaaaaaaaaaaaaaaaaaaaaaaaaaaaaaaaaagaaaagaaaagttaaatgAAAAGTGTTGGCTAATTTTGATATACGattaatagttattttttaaacaactcGCAAGTGCATCCGGAATTGATtcgtgataataataaaatgttaaagtaattttcttcAACGTAGACGAAGTAAGAGTGAACGACGCTCGCGCTTTGTAATGCCTagcaagttaaaaattaaaggaacTTTCGATAGATGATTATAGAAAAGTCAATTAATCGACCGAGtgaaacgattaaaataaaattgtcaacaAGCGCGGGAAgcattcatttattttaacttttttacgCAGCATCTCTCCGGATCCGACTGTACGGCATACTTGGTGGAGTTTAACGCTTGGTGGTTTCTTTACTTATCTTTCCTTGTACAGCGTCAATCAAGTTCAGGTTCAGAGAATGCTGACTGTTAGGTAAAGTGActttaattttcaatcaaACATTCATTGATCAAatccaaaaataattagtcGCGCCGTTCTTTCACGGTATTATTATACAATCgaggcaaaaataaaattaagcctgtttaatatttgatatttaaatatatgctcGAAATTCGGAATCTCAGTATCGTCGTCAGATCGTCTGTATCATTAAAACGCTTTGTTATCATTTGATGTCAATTGCATTAGTAATCTAGAAGCCGCTCAACGGGCTTTATGGTGGAGCTGGCCGATGGCGTCGATCATGTCGCTCACTCTGTGCTTTTCTGGATTAGCTATATATGCAAAATATCATAACTGTGATCCACTCAAAGAAGGCAGGATTACTTCGAACGATCAGCTAATGCCGCTGTACGTGATGGACACCCTATCGGATTATCCCGGAGTGCCTGGGCTCTTCATCGCTGGAATTTTTAGTGCTGGACTCAGTACCATTTCAGCCACAATTAATTCTCTCGCCGCTGTTATTCTTGAAGATTACATCAAGCCTCTCTGTCGCGTAAGGTAAgtcgcgatatcgcgacgtAATCGTAAATAGgatcaaaattataagtaatcttctatatttcattttgatttctttttccattctttttttttttttttttttgagaattattaattaagaaatattaaaagaaaggtctattttaattacagaaaCAAGGAACTACCTGCTGCGACGTCAATGATGATTAGCAAAATTTTGGCGCTTGTAGTTGGACTAGTATGTGTGGGAGTCGCTTTTCTGGCACAATATCTTGGTGGATTGTTGCAGgtatataaaactttattttacgcCTTGTCACGcgcattgaaataaaatctgagAATTGATTCTacattcgttaaaaaaaatatttgccatTTCTTTGATAATCCTTCGTGGATTATCGGTCAAGTGCCTTTTAACGAACGTTGCATTTCTcattgtgcaatttttttttctcaaccaaatgtattttttaggCGGCTCTGACGATCTTTGGGGTCATAGGAGGGCCTATGCTGGGCTTATACACGCTTGGCATGTTTTTCCCATTGTGCGATCAACCGAGCGCAGTCTCAGGATTCGTTCTCAGTCTCATATTTTCTTTGTGGATAGGATTTGGACAGCCAAAATCACCGATTCCGCAACTGCGCACCTCAACGGACGGTTGTAAACTTAACGACACATTTATGCATCGCGAATACGATGGGAAATCATTAATTTACGCAGCTTTACACTTGGAACGCCAGTAAGTAAACATTTAAACTAACGTACGTAATCGTAAGTTTCACGAACGTGCGATAAGCGGAATGGAAACTGGATTAATCTTACGTTGGATGAAACAATTCGTTATCgtagaagaaataattttcaattacagAATGGAAGACGAAGAATCCTACTTCTATCTTTACCGCATATCGTATATGTGGTACTGTCCACTAGGATTTCTCCTCGCCATAATTACGGGCTGGCTCGTCAGTCAGAGCACAAGATGGATTCTTAAAGAAAGCCCCAACGAAATTGATTCCGTATTGCTATGCCCAATCGTAGCAAATCGAATGCAAAAAAGGAGAGAGGCGAACGAATCTCGTAATATGATAGTAATCAATAAAAGCTGACAATTTCCGGCCTCATTCTTCATAAATGGCCAAAGATGACATTCGACAtttacggttttttttttttccgccttataatacaattaataaaaatccctGCGAttgagataaaatatatttttttatgaaaaagaaaacgactAGCTCGGGTCGTTTCACCCTGTGCGAAAATGGCAGTTGGGAGTCTCACAACGTACGGACATAAACACTACGAACTACAAACTGCGCGCTGTACGCTTTACCGAAACGTTCGCAAATCACGATGGAATGCTGCCAGACTGgtgtgtacgcgcgcgcgcgcgccataCGGTGACACACAGAGCAAACGCAAGCAATGACCTGCGTCATGCAGTTCTTACGTAAGAAAATACCGCCAAAATTCCCCGTCTGCCGAAATAGCAAATCTCCCATTGTCCATATCTTCttctttctaatttcttttctattgctcagcttttttttttttttttgaaaaaaaaaatatttctttgtactttatttttaataaaattcatttttagTGCAACGTGCGAGTTACGTGAGGTCAATAACGAATACGCGACACGACCGTAATTTGCAATTGTGACTAACGTCCTTATGTGCGTTATCATGGAATATGAttaataagtttattaattttctaaccGATAGGACAGATGCGGTAAAAGTACagatataaaatgttaataattaagaaattaatttagttgaAGAaccttaaaacaaaaattttatttattaattagattgTTGCTCAAGCGATccaataaatgtattatactttCAAGTTGTTAAATATCTTGCACGTAGATGCacaatctacttttttttttattgtatatttttagaaaactaTTCGTTTCACTAATAACTATTcgattatgaaatttatttgggggaaaaaaatgacTTTCCTCTTACAGATAGCTTATCATACGTGTTATGAAGATAGCAACCATGTATTCATATGAATCACACAGCAGAAGATACTTTTCATGATAAATTAAGAATTCTTTGATACTTTTGATACCGTATACTTTGATACTACTCATGGAAGATTTcagagattttatttcaacttcctctttataattttttttttttcttcttcttttttttcacctcTTGACACTCACAAGTTGCATCAATAAGTCGCGCTTGTCGTGAtacagtaaattaaaaacatgttccttatattataataaaaaaaagctccATGCAATTGGACGAACAACGGgaatgagaaaataaagatGTCGTTCAAGCTGTCGGGCGCGAAATGACTACCGGTTTTGTGTGTTTTTTGCAGGAGGGCATCGCTCATTTTTACTtctcgatttaaattaaaatcgatttacTAAGTTTATGTTGTAACTACGTTATACGGAAACTTTGCCAAAAAGAATATACATaagtatttctttctttctttcttttttttttttttttttacgagatacCCAATCTTATGATTCTCGACATATAAAACCTGTAACACGCATATCTCATGACAAATCTATAACACATGCGGATGTGATTTTCCTAACTTTCGTGGAAATTAAATCATCGTCACAACTTGCATTCTCGTTATAATACGCATtctttatgaaataaaatttttttcaacgcacgtaagaatttcaaataaaacgaTACACGCAATGCTTGAAAAATTCGTTAACGACGCTTAACGCAATatctcgataattaatttaatttatcaaataactTACCTAGATCCCTTCGTCTTCCAAGTCCCCCGGCTGCGATTTCACGAATCTACCTGCAACACATGCAAGCAAATTAATTGTAAGCCATCACAATTCACAAATTATAATTCAGTGTCGCAAATAAtcataattatcttaattgtTTCCAAAAGAAAGAGTAAAAGGTGGAAGGGAAAGGACTGTAAACGCGAGCATTAGCTCTCGAGGAGAAACGATGGGTTTAAGCAATGCGATCGTTTCAGAATTCGTCATTGTTTTATTCCTTCGTTTATATTGGCTTCTTTCGCGAAGATTGATTCGAGCCTCGAGAAGAGGAGCAGACTGTACGTTATGGATTAACCGCATAGTCATCGCGCGCGGTCGAGACGAAATCGAAAGACCGGGTCCATATAGGACGCGTAGCTCGGGAGCTCGGGAGCTTGTCATTATATTCACATTATAATCTCATCAGGATATTCCACTGCTTAGTCGGACAGCCACGAAACGACGTGGCTCTATACCTGTGCCCTGCCCTGCCCTGCCGGTTCTGTCCCTCATTCGACCGTGTCTTTTCCCCGCATACTTGACTGGGTTAAAGAAGCGATAACGCTTCCTTAAgcttaaaactatttttttcttttttaataaataatagtcGAGTCGTAGTTTTAATTCGGAggcgttaataaatttctacatttaCATTCGCCACAATAATCTTtctagttttattttacaaacataTACGAAGTATATCCGAAATAATACACTAAACTTTAAAAGCGCATTCTGAAgatcaaagtaaaatttatttttttctttttcttttttttttcttttttttttattaacacagCACGCTCTTGAAATTTAGCGTACTGTTTCAAAAATACCCTGTATATTATACTGAATGATAAGTTTATCAATTGTATTATGTAGCTTGGAACAAGCTGCGACTGTTAATGAAACTGTACGTCACGATGTAGCTATGGTAGAGGTAATACTTGATGTAGGCTGCTTCTTCAATTAATATGCAATACTTCATACTTCCGTCTTATCTCTTCACGTAATTCCACTTTCTCActcttataatatttgtataatcgTTAACGGCTCGCCCTACATTACGCGAAACCGTCGAGAGGCCACGATAACGCTcttctattttattcattttccTTGTCATTGCTTATGCACCGGTGAAAGCCAATGACGATAACCTACTCAGATGGAAGGCAACTGTTGCAGCCAGCTTCGCGAAAGGAGGAATCCCAATTACGCCCGAGCATGCACTTTGTTATATACAGTACTCCGCGAGATACTTGCAAAATAACGCTGGTTTACTTTGTCGGAAGCGCTCGGTTGCGGTACGAGAGAAGGTAGAAATGAAAATAGCCGTAAGACGAAGACGCGTAAAACACGTGGATTGCTTAAGAAATGCAATTTGGAAATTTAAAACGTTGcccaaaataaaaagaaatttaatcacAAAACTTCCACCTTgagtattaaaagaaaatatatacatatatatatatatttgtttcttttttagtatACTTTATTacgattgaatttaaaaactCTTGACGGAAGAAAGATTTGTCTTCTCATTTATCAAGCGTAAAGGAAAAATTCGAaagggaaggaagaaaaaaaaaaaaaaaaaaagagagagaataaataaaaaggaacaaaaaagaaagaagaatgaaagagaaaagaagaatcGGCAAAAAATAAGAGGACAtgcgtaaaagaaaatatagaaTATGAATAGAGCAAAGTAAAAGTAGCTgaaggaaaggaggaagaggaTAGATACAGATAACTCTTCGCACAGCTGTTTCCAgtttctccttctttctctcgaatCTTCGTTTCTCCTgcgtactcttttttttttccgtcctCTTTCTTTCACTCTGACTTCCATCTTCTTTAActtctcgttctctccttttttttatctcacttcctctctctttctctctctctttctctttcacgcATACACGTTCactcttccttctctttctctcttatctttctctcttatccttctctcttctttGCTATTCACATCTCATTTTATCTCTCGCTTCCTCCTTCTGTACGGCCAATTCTTCGTATTATACCAGGTTGTGGCGTGGAATGCGGGCGTCCTTCGTCCGCTTCAAGCCAACGTCCAACCGATGAGCTCTGCTAGCATTATCCTTCGTCGATCCTTCGCACGCGCTCCTTAGGGCTCGATAAAATTAACCGGGAATACTCCCTTGAAAGAAATACCCGTTGAGAGAAATATCTCGCACTCTCTTCTCTCCGTCGCGCTTTAGTAAAACTTATCGGACGTGCTTAACGCGCTCTTTCAAAGAagttattgataaaattatcacgGGCTGTCTGAGGGAGAAGGCGCGGCATTAGGAACATTTgatttcaaaataaaagtaaaggcCAAAgttaactattaaaaaatttcaccgTTACATCtcattatcaattaattgtttagTAAAATTGGAAATCGGGATAATTATCTTTTTGATAGCTACtcagtttctctttttttttttcttttttgttttttaaacgCGTTATGAATCTGAACGTTTTGattctgtatttttttgtatatttatagaaACAAGTTTAATTGATCTGTTAATGAGCAATTATCTTCTATACGTCCCCATTCATAAATCTTGAGCATCACTCGAAAAGCCGTaatcttccctttttcttattacaattttttgtttaCATAAGGAGGAATTGCGTCGAGTGCGCTCATAATATTGCGTGGACAGCATTTTCTGTTCTTACTGACCGCAAACACGCCTCTCAAGGTCTATTATTAGTATGCATCTAGCTTTtcgcatctttttaattatgcgAAACGCATCAAATGAACGTAATAGTatattcgttaaaattatcACGAGCGATCATCATCActcatattcttttttctttttctttttataatgatTATAGCGATGCAATTAATTGACAATACGAATCTCATGTTCgcattatgaattttattgctTAACCTTTCActatcaaaatttttagcgAAATCACATACAATCCACAAGTATCGcacatatattattacttgAATTCAAGTGTCGAGATATCATTAACACCCAAAACATGTAAAGACTTGAGTAATATAGTTTTATCatcaagttttatatttataatccAACTGTTttcaattcaattaatttgtatttattaacacCTGCCGTACGTCGCTtctgattaatttataatgctAATAAAGTATTTCAAAGTTTACAACGTTGAGAAATCCAACGTCGTTTCAGGATGGTTACGTCGTTTGAATCTGTATTGCTGAATTTTTTTAGGGTGGACAGCCGGCAAGTATACGATACATTATCTCACGGTTAGTGGCGGATGACACAATAGAGTGCATTGACACTCCATTCGCGTTATTCCGATAGCGTCCCACCTCATGCTTAGCACAGATACACATGCTCGCTTGGATGCGCATAGAGCCCGCGAAGGTAGTGGTACTTTCACCAGGTAGCCGGATTCCACGATGCACGCAGATAGCCAAGAGCAGCCCACTTTTCAGGCTCCCGACCACTTGAGCGCATATTGCACTGCTACAGTCATGTCAGAATTAAAATTCGTCAATTCTGATACGTATGTAACGTATGTGGAAAATATaatgcatatatattattattttaacgtaattaaaaattttttctttttttttttagttaaacgACActttataagaatattttcttaGTTCTTCAACGTATTATTAACTTACGGTGAtcaataattgtaatttattttattatattattatattaaataaactaacTCTGACAACGCGTGTTAAGTTTAAAGTTAAGTTTATAAGTTAAATgggtatatttaatatatttacgcgCCATgttaaacgtttaattatttaattattaaaatagaattgtaataaattgcaGACGTTAAAAGGAAATTATAATCTTATGCTCAAAATTcttcattataattatttattgcgaaCTATTATTTAAAGGCATTTGTATGCCTTTTTGTGGCAAGGTAACGCGTGATATGATTAAaggaaacaaaatttattatggcAGAATTAACTTTGCCTTGACCTATTCCTGATTGAGGTCAAAATCAAGAACCTTTCGCGACGAAATCTTTCTGTCGCGATAAAGCGATAAAACTGTAATGTCATATTTGACATAAAAGGACTTAAACTTTATactcaaaataattaaatgctaaATAAAtctattgtattaaaaacgtgaattattgaataaatttagatattcataaaaacgaatttattattttaaaaaattatattttctttttattttatatctatttagTTTAAGTCCATCCGTTACTTCAATCGCggataaaaaatcaatttgccTCTACGTAAAATAGTTTGCAGATTCGGCAAAATTATTTCcagcaaataaaattagtattCTTAACAGGTCTTTTTATTGTCCATATGTTAACCTGATGAAATTTACAATGACAGCGCGAAACGTGCTATACCAGcgaatttttcttccttcgtaTATATATGCCTCCAGgaaatctaaaaattttcgacTAATACAAAATTTCCTTTTAACGTTAACAAACAtccaaagttttttttttctttctctctcttgtttattctttaaacgtttttaaacataaaaaattaagaagtaAAAAAGTGAAACTTAAATATTGTGAACAGACTAACAAGTTAAAAGgctaagaaatattaaaaaataattttttttttctttttttttttgttaacagTAACGCCTTCGTCTTTCGTATCAACAAAGTCAGCGGTGTTATTCCGATTAAATTGCAGATAGATTTTAACGCGTGCTCTCGACAAATATTTTCGTTGCGATGCATACGTGCGTCGGTCTGCATGCCACGTCGGTTTTGCAAAGCGAAAAAAATCCCAGGTATTATTTGCCGGGTCATAACGGCCTCCAGCTCAGCCTCGAAAGATATTTTGCGCTGGTTATTTACACAGAGCCCACGGCCAGGCCTAAAATGTCTGGGACACACAAAAGCGATCGTCGGGCTTGACGTCCGGCGGGGTTAATAACTCGTAATATCGGTGAAACGTTAGGTCACGTACTCTAAGCATTCCGTCGCCCTACAATGCAAGGCCAAGGGTTTCTCCTTCCTTTTCCTTACCTCGTCACACCGGAAACCGAGCCGGATACGATACTCCACGCTATTTCAGTGGAGTTTAATCTTTAGCGCTACGCCGGTATGTAtgaataattgtatatattattcgtgtatatattgttaaataaaaaattgttcccTCACATCATATTACACGTTATAATCGACGTCGGCAACAAGAAGATCAATctatcattttataaaaagaaaaaaaaaaaatatgagcaGGTGCTTCGATTTTATCTCTCGTagaatttgaataaaattaaaacgcagATCAAGAAgtacaactttttttcttttttcttgcctcgagaaatataattttttcttttttttttttttttttttaagtagaattataaacaatttataaagtatgtgatttcttttttttattacaacctttaatatttataatatgataGAGAGATAACGtcagagattaaaaaaaaaacccattcTGCGCCTACGATCGAACATTTCTATCCTGTTACAGTCACGCTTGAACGTGCATTTGACGTAGTACAAAAGAGAGCAACGATACATACGTCAAATAAACGTCTTACGGCAAGATCCTATACGATTCAACAAAATGTTCTCGATCAACTAGAATTGAAACGTCTCCAATCTTTTTAACAACGGAGACGGAGGACCACCGTGCGGTCCGGTTCGCCGAAGGAAAAGCGAGCTCCCGGCCGAGCGTTAAGACATAGTTAAGCGCGAAATGTCCCGTCGTTGTACTCGTacgtatacagggtgtctgaaATATGATGTCCAATCTTAAATTTGTGGGTAGACATGACGAAAGTCCTgaacaattttcaaaattctttatcatttcgagaaaattaaaatataatacacgtaAGTACGTAAGAGTGATAAGGAAGACACGATTTGAGCGACGGCGCGAATATTACAAACAAAATGTTCAGATGATTCTTCCCGCTCGCCGCTCACCGCTCG from Cardiocondyla obscurior isolate alpha-2009 linkage group LG12, Cobs3.1, whole genome shotgun sequence encodes the following:
- the LOC139106833 gene encoding putative sodium-dependent multivitamin transporter isoform X2, with the translated sequence MATLTAADYAVIGVLILISSGIGLYYWFFGSRHKSTEEYFMANKSMRVIPVAVGLMVSYLSAVSLLGYLQKRFGTITRLIASFAFLLQLLLYSGVVLYAPALALEATTGISTTASVIGLGLICTFYSTIGGIKAVIVTDVFQGLLMLAAVVTVIVTAAVDNGGLDQVWKIAEEGSRLEFDNISPDPTVRHTWWSLTLGGFFTYLSLYSVNQVQVQRMLTVSNLEAAQRALWWSWPMASIMSLTLCFSGLAIYAKYHNCDPLKEGRITSNDQLMPLYVMDTLSDYPGVPGLFIAGIFSAGLSTISATINSLAAVILEDYIKPLCRVRNKELPAATSMMISKILALVVGLVCVGVAFLAQYLGGLLQAALTIFGVIGGPMLGLYTLGMFFPLCDQPSAVSGFVLSLIFSLWIGFGQPKSPIPQLRTSTDGCKLNDTFMHREYDGKSLIYAALHLERQMEDEESYFYLYRISYMWYCPLGFLLAIITGWLVSQSTRWILKESPNEIDSVLLCPIVANRMQKRREANESRNMIVINKS
- the LOC139106833 gene encoding putative sodium-dependent multivitamin transporter isoform X1, translated to MATLTAADYAVIGVLILISSGIGLYYWFFGSRHKSTEEYFMANKSMRVIPVAVGLMVSYLSAVSLLGVSSENYVYGTQYAVINISYGLATPFAAYFYLPVFFKLNAASAFEYLQKRFGTITRLIASFAFLLQLLLYSGVVLYAPALALEATTGISTTASVIGLGLICTFYSTIGGIKAVIVTDVFQGLLMLAAVVTVIVTAAVDNGGLDQVWKIAEEGSRLEFDNISPDPTVRHTWWSLTLGGFFTYLSLYSVNQVQVQRMLTVSNLEAAQRALWWSWPMASIMSLTLCFSGLAIYAKYHNCDPLKEGRITSNDQLMPLYVMDTLSDYPGVPGLFIAGIFSAGLSTISATINSLAAVILEDYIKPLCRVRNKELPAATSMMISKILALVVGLVCVGVAFLAQYLGGLLQAALTIFGVIGGPMLGLYTLGMFFPLCDQPSAVSGFVLSLIFSLWIGFGQPKSPIPQLRTSTDGCKLNDTFMHREYDGKSLIYAALHLERQMEDEESYFYLYRISYMWYCPLGFLLAIITGWLVSQSTRWILKESPNEIDSVLLCPIVANRMQKRREANESRNMIVINKS